From a region of the Methanoculleus receptaculi genome:
- a CDS encoding radical SAM protein codes for MEWKHLKARVLETGAVRLSGEPADEYISRSAAGPSAGSPGSIFFTAGGGRRVRAGMDDASPIEVVHRGGGEADLIIDGEVISGRLEPPALHCPRQAYITVSGTCIFHCRYCTVPGLPGRRKTIDEIVRMVKDVSDRIDAIAITSGVASSIEEEEAYILEVVAALRSSGLPIGVSIYPTLRTPARLHALGVAEVKFNLEAATPELFAKMCPGLSWETIREALRSSVALFGHGRVYSNIIVGLGETDDDLERLMEYLAGSGVIPILRPLTPAASLADRSRPSAERLLSLARVHERILREAGLDPRHALTMCAACTGCDLVPGRDA; via the coding sequence ATGGAATGGAAGCACCTGAAAGCCCGGGTGCTTGAGACGGGCGCCGTCCGCCTCTCCGGCGAACCCGCGGATGAATACATCTCCCGATCCGCTGCCGGCCCTTCGGCAGGGTCGCCAGGGTCGATCTTCTTTACAGCCGGCGGTGGCCGGAGGGTAAGGGCAGGAATGGATGATGCAAGCCCCATCGAGGTTGTTCACCGTGGAGGCGGGGAGGCCGACCTCATCATAGACGGCGAGGTCATCTCCGGCCGGCTCGAACCCCCTGCCCTCCACTGCCCCCGCCAGGCCTACATCACGGTCAGCGGGACGTGCATATTCCATTGCCGCTACTGCACGGTGCCAGGTCTCCCGGGACGGCGAAAGACCATCGATGAGATCGTCCGGATGGTAAAAGATGTCTCGGACCGGATCGACGCCATCGCCATCACAAGCGGCGTCGCCTCCTCTATCGAGGAGGAGGAGGCCTACATCCTGGAGGTCGTCGCGGCGCTCCGCTCGTCTGGCCTCCCCATCGGGGTCTCGATCTACCCGACCCTGAGAACCCCGGCACGCCTCCATGCCCTGGGCGTCGCCGAGGTGAAGTTCAACCTGGAGGCGGCAACCCCCGAACTCTTCGCGAAGATGTGCCCGGGGCTCTCCTGGGAGACGATCCGGGAGGCGCTCAGATCTTCTGTGGCGCTCTTCGGGCACGGCAGGGTCTACTCGAACATCATCGTTGGGCTCGGCGAGACCGACGACGACCTGGAGCGGTTGATGGAGTACCTCGCCGGGAGCGGGGTCATTCCGATCCTCCGGCCGCTCACCCCGGCGGCATCTCTTGCCGACCGGTCCCGCCCATCCGCTGAGCGGCTGCTCTCGCTTGCCCGCGTTCACGAGAGGATCCTCCGGGAGGCCGGGCTCGACCCCCGCCATGCTCTAACCATGTGCGCGGCGTGCACGGGGTGCGACCTTGTGCCGGGGAGGGATGCATGA
- the mmp11 gene encoding methanogenesis marker protein 11, translating to MERLSDPYTIRYPQIVAVTDETGGEVELIEFFDCIGGAMWVKQHYARSPLVRSVRTVGATTRYILSTGSADLALRGSTFPAGIAAVSVDDDEISITYRGLGGGGVGASICRAGAGGVIRCVSDPAGGGRLAGSTIWLPRRERLIIGIDDTDTAEEGATWTLAHNIARAVEDERSRYLSHTIVQLYPVPYRTKNCVAIACEFATSEPAGLIRCYRDYLEDYTLSDETGMAVWRGFDTSPLEEFGCRVKRGEVSPDDLAAIDDRRLSIVMDGRGAIGAAAAIPFATRYEEALALWNGST from the coding sequence ATGGAGAGACTCTCTGATCCGTACACGATACGGTATCCACAGATAGTGGCGGTGACCGACGAGACCGGTGGAGAGGTTGAACTCATCGAGTTCTTCGACTGCATCGGCGGTGCGATGTGGGTGAAACAGCACTACGCCAGGAGCCCGCTCGTCCGCTCCGTCCGCACCGTTGGAGCGACCACCCGCTACATCCTCTCAACCGGCAGCGCCGATCTCGCCCTCAGAGGTTCGACCTTCCCGGCAGGTATTGCCGCCGTCAGCGTTGATGATGATGAGATCTCCATCACCTACCGCGGCCTCGGCGGTGGGGGCGTGGGGGCATCCATCTGCCGCGCCGGAGCAGGCGGGGTCATCCGCTGCGTGAGCGACCCTGCCGGCGGCGGCCGCCTTGCGGGTTCGACCATCTGGCTCCCCCGGCGTGAACGGCTGATCATAGGTATAGACGACACCGACACCGCTGAAGAGGGGGCCACCTGGACGCTGGCCCACAACATCGCCCGTGCCGTGGAGGACGAGCGTTCCCGCTACCTCTCACACACCATAGTACAGCTCTACCCTGTCCCCTACCGGACCAAGAATTGTGTCGCTATCGCCTGCGAGTTCGCAACCTCCGAGCCCGCCGGACTCATCAGGTGTTACCGCGATTACCTGGAAGACTACACCCTCTCCGATGAGACCGGAATGGCGGTCTGGCGCGGGTTTGACACTTCCCCGCTTGAGGAGTTCGGTTGCCGGGTAAAACGCGGCGAGGTCTCTCCCGATGACCTTGCCGCCATCGATGACAGGCGCCTCTCAATCGTCATGGACGGCCGGGGCGCGATCGGGGCGGCGGCGGCGATCCCGTTTGCCACACGATACGAGGAGGCGCTGGCGCTATGGAATGGAAGCACCTGA
- a CDS encoding tRNA(Ile2) 2-agmatinylcytidine synthetase: MITLTPDETRKRFGPMFSMKFLVMVDQKTGLAEIREQCRARGTIEWDAANRMRAKGAAISCDVEGTMMTMLARLGTTLAKFGAADREIGGQALEGVEVLGDEVVTTWAGIAGAGVGVAACLPQAPGVIRVEYPAEEDLKIGGARVNRVRIVSPLYEKVTIGIDDTDTREEGATWVLALRCAENCKIPGVEYLDMRLVQLNPAVPKKTTNCVGSALNFAVRPGQVDTLLDYVRDFIESGSVSNDTGIAVYRGIAFEKESSYLKRVKTDILALEDAETEAARMGVRFIDSNGRKGRIGALGAVLWGNKGAEAAGLYGETL, translated from the coding sequence ATGATCACTCTCACACCCGATGAGACCAGGAAACGGTTCGGGCCGATGTTCTCGATGAAGTTCCTCGTAATGGTCGACCAGAAGACCGGTCTTGCGGAGATCCGCGAGCAATGCCGGGCCAGGGGAACTATCGAGTGGGATGCGGCAAACCGGATGCGGGCAAAAGGTGCTGCCATCTCCTGTGATGTTGAAGGGACGATGATGACGATGCTCGCCCGCCTGGGCACCACCCTGGCGAAGTTCGGGGCCGCAGACCGGGAGATCGGCGGCCAGGCACTTGAGGGTGTCGAGGTTCTCGGGGATGAGGTAGTGACCACCTGGGCCGGGATCGCCGGTGCGGGAGTCGGGGTCGCGGCCTGCCTGCCGCAGGCGCCGGGGGTGATCCGGGTGGAGTACCCGGCCGAGGAGGATCTCAAGATCGGCGGCGCGCGGGTCAACCGGGTTCGGATCGTATCGCCTCTCTACGAGAAGGTGACGATAGGGATCGACGACACCGACACCCGTGAGGAGGGGGCCACGTGGGTCCTTGCACTCCGTTGCGCCGAGAACTGCAAAATCCCGGGGGTCGAGTATCTTGACATGCGCCTCGTGCAGCTCAACCCCGCCGTCCCGAAGAAGACCACCAACTGTGTCGGGTCGGCCCTGAACTTCGCTGTCCGGCCAGGGCAGGTGGACACGCTCCTTGACTACGTCCGCGACTTCATCGAATCGGGGAGTGTCAGCAACGATACAGGCATCGCCGTATACCGCGGGATCGCGTTTGAGAAGGAGTCCTCCTATCTCAAGAGGGTCAAGACCGATATCCTGGCACTCGAAGACGCAGAGACCGAGGCTGCACGGATGGGTGTCAGGTTTATCGACTCGAACGGGCGGAAAGGCCGGATTGGCGCACTGGGCGCAGTCCTCTGGGGCAACAAAGGTGCGGAAGCGGCAGGACTGTATGGAGAGACTCTCTGA
- the fhcD gene encoding formylmethanofuran--tetrahydromethanopterin N-formyltransferase — translation MELNGVTIDDTYAEGFPTWVARPIITAVTEEWAYKAALEAVGFATSTIGCPAEAGIDCFVSPDETPDGRPGYAILICASKKKLKEQVVERLSECVLTAPTTAVFDGLPDLIDDVPEKIPVKLHFFGDGYEEKREVGGRTVWAIPIMEGEYIGEEEFGIVKGVAGGNFFVMGENQMAALMAAQAAVDAISGVCGVITPFPGGIVASGSKVGSKKYRFMNASTNEAYCPTLREKVAGSKVPEGVGAIYEIVIDGVAEEAVKTAMAEGIRAATKVPGVKYISAGNFGGSLGPFKLELKDVLADYL, via the coding sequence ATGGAACTGAATGGCGTTACCATCGATGATACCTATGCGGAGGGTTTCCCTACCTGGGTGGCACGACCGATCATCACCGCTGTCACGGAAGAGTGGGCTTACAAGGCCGCTCTGGAAGCGGTAGGGTTTGCCACCTCGACCATAGGATGTCCTGCCGAGGCGGGTATCGACTGCTTTGTCTCCCCTGACGAGACGCCCGACGGACGACCCGGCTATGCTATCCTGATCTGTGCAAGCAAGAAGAAACTCAAAGAGCAGGTTGTGGAGCGCCTCTCCGAGTGCGTTCTCACCGCACCGACGACAGCGGTCTTTGACGGCCTTCCGGATCTCATTGACGACGTCCCGGAGAAGATCCCGGTCAAGCTCCACTTCTTCGGCGACGGATACGAAGAGAAGCGTGAGGTCGGCGGCAGAACGGTATGGGCCATACCGATCATGGAGGGGGAGTACATCGGTGAAGAGGAGTTCGGTATCGTCAAGGGTGTTGCAGGCGGCAACTTCTTCGTCATGGGCGAGAACCAGATGGCCGCCCTCATGGCCGCACAGGCGGCGGTCGACGCCATCAGCGGTGTCTGCGGTGTCATCACGCCGTTCCCCGGCGGCATCGTCGCGAGCGGTTCAAAGGTCGGGAGCAAGAAGTACAGATTCATGAACGCGAGCACGAACGAGGCCTACTGCCCGACGCTCCGCGAGAAAGTTGCGGGAAGCAAAGTTCCCGAGGGTGTCGGAGCGATATACGAGATCGTCATCGACGGTGTCGCCGAGGAAGCGGTAAAGACCGCGATGGCAGAGGGTATCCGCGCCGCAACGAAGGTGCCGGGCGTTAAGTACATCAGCGCCGGGAACTTCGGCGGCAGCCTGGGGCCGTTCAAGCTCGAGTTGAAGGACGTTCTGGCCGATTACCTATAA
- a CDS encoding 4Fe-4S binding protein: MAFALHVNMEKCTGCNNCVVACPVDALELYTEGPVAKDKIYKVVNGKAVILDFNAELCAGCGVCVEACPYGVIRLAGPWESRARARKVEA; the protein is encoded by the coding sequence ATGGCATTTGCATTGCACGTCAATATGGAGAAATGTACTGGCTGCAACAACTGCGTGGTGGCATGTCCCGTCGATGCTCTGGAGCTCTATACCGAAGGTCCGGTAGCCAAGGATAAGATCTACAAGGTCGTAAACGGCAAGGCCGTTATCCTTGATTTCAACGCGGAGCTCTGCGCCGGTTGCGGCGTTTGCGTCGAGGCCTGCCCCTACGGAGTTATAAGACTTGCAGGACCCTGGGAAAGCCGGGCAAGAGCCCGAAAAGTGGAAGCCTAG
- a CDS encoding 4Fe-4S binding protein gives MALFPKYSKMREGQNVIMEQRLLKAVNNLILNAETCTGCGICVDACPEEAIALGPVGATRRGAIDYAEPVDVDPEKCSYCGVCVIMCPFNAMTLKIDGEERLPIIEKEGFPTYDMVTEIDEEKCNRCTICEEVCPRDAINRDVPAFEGTDEAGKPRQSALETRTTFTVDTEKCDYCGICGALCPSITVVRKPTTPETAKIEGEVEWEESTCDGCMICVEACPKEAITLEREFVSDTLPGKVEIEQDNCCTCTWCVHTCPEEAITVEKIFEGDIEIYPEKCPGGCSTCVEVCPCNALYLPTPLPAKLMKGQIESNIAINKDFCIFCGACVNACPSEGAIVLKRTGIRMQEKDTDLFKQIKEKLLTTRTSKVKETTPGAVEIKVLKEAEEA, from the coding sequence ATGGCATTGTTTCCAAAGTATTCCAAAATGCGGGAAGGACAGAACGTTATTATGGAGCAGAGGCTCCTGAAAGCGGTCAACAACCTGATCCTGAACGCTGAGACCTGTACGGGCTGCGGCATCTGTGTTGACGCCTGTCCGGAAGAGGCAATCGCGCTCGGCCCGGTTGGTGCAACACGCCGTGGTGCGATCGACTATGCTGAACCCGTAGACGTCGATCCCGAGAAGTGTTCCTACTGCGGTGTCTGCGTCATCATGTGCCCCTTCAATGCGATGACGCTCAAGATCGATGGAGAGGAGAGGCTCCCGATCATCGAGAAGGAGGGATTCCCCACATACGACATGGTCACCGAGATTGACGAAGAGAAGTGCAACCGGTGCACCATCTGTGAGGAGGTCTGCCCGCGGGATGCCATCAACCGGGACGTCCCGGCCTTTGAAGGCACTGACGAAGCCGGCAAACCCCGCCAGTCGGCACTTGAGACCAGGACGACGTTTACCGTCGACACCGAGAAGTGCGATTACTGCGGGATCTGCGGCGCGCTCTGCCCGAGCATCACCGTTGTTCGTAAACCCACGACCCCCGAGACCGCCAAGATCGAAGGCGAGGTCGAGTGGGAAGAGAGCACCTGCGACGGCTGCATGATCTGTGTCGAGGCCTGCCCCAAGGAGGCGATCACCCTGGAACGTGAGTTCGTCAGCGACACGCTGCCCGGCAAGGTCGAGATCGAGCAGGACAACTGCTGCACCTGCACCTGGTGCGTACACACCTGTCCCGAAGAGGCGATCACCGTCGAGAAGATCTTTGAAGGGGATATCGAGATCTACCCAGAGAAGTGCCCAGGTGGCTGTTCGACCTGTGTTGAGGTCTGCCCCTGCAATGCGCTTTACCTGCCAACCCCTCTCCCGGCAAAGCTGATGAAGGGGCAGATTGAGTCCAATATAGCCATCAACAAGGATTTCTGTATCTTCTGCGGCGCATGTGTCAATGCCTGCCCGAGCGAGGGTGCAATTGTCCTTAAGCGGACGGGTATCCGGATGCAGGAGAAGGATACGGATCTCTTCAAGCAGATCAAGGAGAAACTGCTCACCACCAGGACATCAAAGGTCAAAGAGACCACCCCTGGAGCGGTTGAGATCAAGGTTCTGAAAGAAGCAGAAGAGGCGTGA
- the hdrC gene encoding CoB--CoM heterodisulfide reductase subunit C, producing MAVKKDYKDQKLAEKLRDRKYYVSDTNPEFLNEVEKIGQTAAHMCFQCGTCTGSCPSAPRSSYRIRLFMRRAVLGLEEEALTDPDLWLCTTCYTCTDRCPRDLAPTDAIMAMRNIAARRDIIPRNFLQTVQLIYKTGHGVPNNDANRAARKKLGLDAEPETTHKYPEYLPGVRKILDHYGLKERADRILAEGE from the coding sequence ATGGCAGTAAAGAAAGACTATAAAGACCAGAAACTCGCTGAGAAGCTCCGTGACCGGAAGTACTACGTTTCCGACACCAATCCCGAGTTTCTCAATGAGGTTGAGAAGATCGGGCAGACGGCCGCCCACATGTGCTTCCAGTGCGGCACCTGCACAGGATCGTGCCCCTCAGCACCGCGGAGTTCCTACCGTATCAGGCTGTTCATGCGCAGGGCAGTCCTCGGTCTCGAGGAGGAGGCTCTGACCGACCCGGACCTCTGGCTCTGCACCACCTGTTACACCTGCACCGACCGGTGTCCGCGTGATCTCGCACCGACCGATGCTATCATGGCGATGAGGAACATTGCCGCCCGTCGTGACATAATACCGCGCAACTTCCTCCAGACCGTACAGCTCATCTACAAGACGGGTCACGGCGTCCCGAACAACGACGCAAACCGCGCTGCCAGAAAGAAGCTCGGTCTCGACGCGGAGCCGGAGACAACGCACAAATACCCTGAGTATCTCCCGGGCGTCAGGAAGATCCTGGACCACTACGGGCTGAAGGAACGTGCCGACCGGATACTGGCGGAGGGTGAGTGA
- the hdrB gene encoding CoB--CoM heterodisulfide reductase subunit B, with protein MSENKRQYAFFLGCVAPNRYPGIEAAAIKTSEKVGIELLPLKGASCCPAPGAFGSIDLNIWYAMAARNVVLAEQMGMDIALICNGCYKSIWEVNHKLKHNDELRDGVNEVLAEIDMEFKGSIDVWHLAELYYDPEIVGIDKIAESVTRPLTGVKVGVHYGCHLMKPQKDRHFGDTENPMWLDELVAALGAEPVQYRNKMQCCGAGGGVRGYDLTHALDITNEKMINLQEVGADALTEVCPFCQLQFDRGQLEIQDKFGIDWGLPVLHYNELLGLAQGMSPDDLALDLHAVDVEPFLKKIL; from the coding sequence ATGAGCGAGAACAAGCGTCAGTATGCATTCTTCCTCGGGTGTGTCGCCCCGAACCGCTACCCCGGCATCGAGGCGGCGGCCATAAAGACCAGTGAGAAGGTCGGCATCGAACTCCTGCCCCTGAAGGGCGCAAGCTGCTGCCCGGCACCGGGTGCGTTCGGTTCGATCGATCTAAACATCTGGTACGCGATGGCAGCCAGAAACGTCGTGCTCGCCGAGCAGATGGGCATGGACATCGCCCTGATCTGCAACGGCTGCTACAAGTCGATCTGGGAAGTCAACCACAAACTGAAGCACAACGACGAACTCCGTGACGGTGTCAACGAGGTGCTTGCAGAGATCGATATGGAGTTCAAAGGCTCGATCGACGTCTGGCACCTTGCAGAGTTGTATTACGACCCCGAGATCGTGGGCATCGATAAGATCGCCGAGAGCGTAACCCGCCCTCTGACGGGTGTAAAAGTCGGCGTCCACTACGGGTGCCACCTGATGAAGCCCCAGAAAGATCGGCACTTCGGCGACACCGAGAACCCGATGTGGCTGGATGAATTGGTCGCTGCGCTAGGTGCCGAGCCGGTCCAGTACCGCAACAAGATGCAGTGCTGTGGTGCCGGTGGCGGTGTCCGTGGCTATGACCTGACACACGCACTCGACATCACGAACGAGAAGATGATCAACCTGCAGGAAGTGGGCGCGGATGCGTTGACCGAGGTCTGTCCGTTCTGCCAGTTACAGTTTGACAGGGGTCAGCTCGAGATCCAGGACAAGTTTGGCATCGACTGGGGGCTCCCGGTCCTGCACTACAACGAGCTCCTTGGACTGGCGCAGGGTATGAGCCCGGATGATCTGGCACTCGACCTGCATGCAGTCGACGTTGAGCCGTTCCTGAAGAAGATCCTGTGA